In Astatotilapia calliptera chromosome 23, fAstCal1.2, whole genome shotgun sequence, a genomic segment contains:
- the LOC113016205 gene encoding vacuolar protein sorting-associated protein 4B-like, protein MAGGNLQKAIDLASKAAEEDKAKNYEEALRCYQHAVQYFLHVVKYEAQGDRAKQSIRAKCADYLDRAEQLKQYLKKKENAPPAKPVKESGDKGNESDEGEDQEKKKFQNQLSGAIVMEKPNIKWDDVAGLEGAKEALKEAVILPIKFPHLFTGKRTPWRGILLFGPPGTGKSYLAKAVATEANNSTFFSISSSDLVSKWLGESEKLVKNLFSLAREHKPSIIFIDEIDSLCGSRSENESEAARRIKTEFLVQMQGVGNDNDGILVLGATNIPWSLDSAIRRRFEKRIYIPLPEEHARSSMFKLHLGSTPNNLTEADFVTLGKKTDGYSGADISIIVRDALMQPVRKVQTATHFKRVRGSTWNNPGVVVDDLLTPCSPGEPNSIEMTWMEVPGEKLLEPVVSMADMLRSQSNTKPTVNEQDLEKLKKFTEDFGQEG, encoded by the exons ATGGCGGGCGGTAATTTACAG aaagCCATAGATTTGGCCAGCAAGGCCGCAGAGGAAGACAAGGCCAAAAACTATGAAGAGGCCCTCAGATGTTATCAGCACGCAGTGCAATACTTCCTTCATGTTGTGAAGT ATGAGGCCCAAGGCGATCGGGCGAAGCAGAGCATCAGGGCAAAGTGTGCTGACTACCTGGACAGAGCTGAGCAACTGAAGCAATAtctgaagaagaaagagaacgCTCCTCCAGCCAAACCCGTCAAAGAGTCTGGTGACAAAGG GAATGAAAGTGATGAAGGTGAagaccaagaaaaaaagaagttccAAAATCAACTGTCAG GTGCCATTGTTATGGAAAAGCCAAACATAAAGTGGGACGATGTAGCTGGACTCGAAGGAGCCAAAGAAGCCCTTAAAGAAGCTGTTATCCTGCCAATCAAATTCCCACATCTGTTTACAG GCAAGAGAACACCGTGGCGGGGGATCCTTTTGTTTGGGCCTCCAGGAACAGGAAAGTCCTACTTGGCCAAAGCCGTGGCCACAGAAGCTAACAATTCCACCTTCTTCTCAATCTCATCCTCCGATCTTGTGTCTAAGTGGCTAGGAGAAAGTGAAAA GTTGGTGAAGAACTTGTTCTCTTTAGCCAGAGAACACAAACCATCGATCATTTTCATTGATGAGATCGACTCCCTCTGTGGCTCCAGGAGCGAGAATGAGAGTGAAGCAGCTCGCAGAATCAAGACAGAGTTCCTCGTTCAGATGCAGG GTGTTGGTAATGATAATGACGGAATCCTTGTCCTGGGTGCAACTAATATACCATGGTCGCTGGACTCAGCTATCAGGAGAAG GTTTGAAAAGCGAATCTACATTCCTCTGCCGGAGGAACATGCCCGCTCCTCCATGTTCAAACTGCATCTGGGCTCCACCCCCAATAACCTGACAGAGGCGGATTTCGTGACTCTGGGCAAAAAGACAGATGGCTACTCCGGAGCTGACATCAGTATAATTGTCAGGGACGCCCTGATGCAGCCAGTCAGGAAGGTTCAGACAGCCACACACTTCAAAAGG GTTCGAGGGTCAACATGGAACAATCCTGGCGTTGTGGTCGATGACCTGCTGACTCCGTGCTCACCTGGAGAGCCCAACTCCATTGAAATGACATGGATGGAGGTCCCTGGAGAGAAACTTCTAGAGCCAGTTGTATCCATG GCTGACATGCTGAGGTCACAAAGCAACACCAAGCCTACGGTGAACGAGCAGGACTTGGAGAAGCTGAAGAAGTTTACTGAAGATTTTGGTCAAGAAGGCTAA
- the ankrd29 gene encoding ankyrin repeat domain-containing protein 29 isoform X1, whose protein sequence is MSFKKETPLANAVFWAARKGNLALLQLLLNSGRVDADCRDSYGTTALMVASYSGHYDCVKELIMQGADINYQRETGSTALFFSSQQGHHEVVKLLFEFGASTEFQTKDGGTALTVASQYGHSKVVDILLKNGANVHDQLNDGATPLFLAAQEGHVTVIRQLLSSGAKVNQAREDGTAPLWMSAQMGHSEVVKVLLLRGADRDADRQDGSTALFKAALKGHNGVIEELLKFSPSLGLLKNGYTALHAAVMSGNLQSVLLLLGANADPTLLNKNSELPADLTKNDRILKVLRPKILNGHS, encoded by the exons ATGTCTTTCAAG AAGGAAACACCCCTGGCTAATGCTGTGTTTTGGGCAGCGAGGAAGGGGAACTTGGCTCTGCTTCAACTGCTACTCAACAGCGGGCGAGTGGACGCAGACTGCAGAGACAGT TATGGAACAACAGCGCTGATGGTGGCATCATACAGCGGCCATTATGACTGTGTTAAAGAGCTTATCATGCAAGGGGCTGATATCAACTACCAAAGAGAG ACAGGTTCTACCGCTTTGTTCTTCTCCTCCCAGCAAGGACACCATGAAGTTGTAAAGCTCCTCTTTGAATTCGGTGCCTCCACTGAATTCCAGACAAAG GATGGTGGCACAGCTCTCACTGTCGCATCTCAGTACGGTCACTCCAAAGTGGTGGACATCCTGCTGAAAAATGGAGCCAATGTTCACGACCAGCTGAAC GATGGTGCCACCCCTCTTTTCCTTGCTGcccaagagggtcatgtgactgTGATTCGTCAGTTGCTGTCATCCGGTGCCAAGGTCAACCAAGCAAGGGAG gatggcactGCCCCCCTGTGGATGTCAGCCCAAATGGGTCACAGTGAGGTGGTGAAGGTGCTGCTCTTACGTGGTGCTGATCGGGATGCTGACAGACAA GATGGATCAACAGCGCTGTTCAAAGCAGCGCTGAAAGGCCACAATGGCGTCATTGAGGAACTCCTCAAATTTTCTCCATCACTTGGCCTTCTTAAG AATGGCTATACTGCCCTTCATGCTGCTGTTATGAGTGGAAATCTTCAATCTGTTCTGCTGCTACTTGGAGCAAATGCTGACCCAACGCTACTCAATAAG AATAGTGAACTCCCTGCAGATCTGACAAAGAATGATCGCATCCTTAAGGTTTTACGTCCAAAAATCCTGAATGGACACAGCTGA
- the ankrd29 gene encoding ankyrin repeat domain-containing protein 29 isoform X2: MVASYSGHYDCVKELIMQGADINYQRETGSTALFFSSQQGHHEVVKLLFEFGASTEFQTKDGGTALTVASQYGHSKVVDILLKNGANVHDQLNDGATPLFLAAQEGHVTVIRQLLSSGAKVNQAREDGTAPLWMSAQMGHSEVVKVLLLRGADRDADRQDGSTALFKAALKGHNGVIEELLKFSPSLGLLKNGYTALHAAVMSGNLQSVLLLLGANADPTLLNKNSELPADLTKNDRILKVLRPKILNGHS; the protein is encoded by the exons ATGGTGGCATCATACAGCGGCCATTATGACTGTGTTAAAGAGCTTATCATGCAAGGGGCTGATATCAACTACCAAAGAGAG ACAGGTTCTACCGCTTTGTTCTTCTCCTCCCAGCAAGGACACCATGAAGTTGTAAAGCTCCTCTTTGAATTCGGTGCCTCCACTGAATTCCAGACAAAG GATGGTGGCACAGCTCTCACTGTCGCATCTCAGTACGGTCACTCCAAAGTGGTGGACATCCTGCTGAAAAATGGAGCCAATGTTCACGACCAGCTGAAC GATGGTGCCACCCCTCTTTTCCTTGCTGcccaagagggtcatgtgactgTGATTCGTCAGTTGCTGTCATCCGGTGCCAAGGTCAACCAAGCAAGGGAG gatggcactGCCCCCCTGTGGATGTCAGCCCAAATGGGTCACAGTGAGGTGGTGAAGGTGCTGCTCTTACGTGGTGCTGATCGGGATGCTGACAGACAA GATGGATCAACAGCGCTGTTCAAAGCAGCGCTGAAAGGCCACAATGGCGTCATTGAGGAACTCCTCAAATTTTCTCCATCACTTGGCCTTCTTAAG AATGGCTATACTGCCCTTCATGCTGCTGTTATGAGTGGAAATCTTCAATCTGTTCTGCTGCTACTTGGAGCAAATGCTGACCCAACGCTACTCAATAAG AATAGTGAACTCCCTGCAGATCTGACAAAGAATGATCGCATCCTTAAGGTTTTACGTCCAAAAATCCTGAATGGACACAGCTGA
- the cts12 gene encoding cathepsin L1 yields the protein MGPKQTHMHEVQQASFLLKAALLSVLLSGLQHVLADSDEEAPTEWEIWKSRYGISYDESDDMERRAIWEENKQLIEDNNRRFLMGMKSFSMAMNRYGDLTQQEYRVLQGAKMNAQFVKRGKEVSARRLRNNARHLDGYAVDYRNMGFVTEVKDQGFCGSCWAFSTTGAIEAQLYKKTGQLISLSEQNLVDCSKSFGTYGCSGAWMANAYDYVVSNGLESSNTYPYTSVDTQPCFYDSRLAVAHIRDYRFIPRGDEQAMADALATIGPITVAIDADHASFLFYSSGIYDEPNCNPNNLNHAVLLVGYGSQEGQDYWIIKNSWGTGWGEGGFMRIVRNGQNACGLASYALYPIL from the exons ATGGGACCaaaacagactcacatgcatGAAG TCCAGCAGGCCAGCTTTCTGCTGAAAGCTGCTCTGCTGTCCGTCCTGCTAAGTGGCCTGCAGCACGTGCTGGCAGACTCAGATGAGGAGGCCCCGACTGAGTGGGAGATCTGGAAAAGCAGATATGGCATAAGCTATGATGAATCA GATGACATGGAAAGGAGAGCCATCTGGGAGGAGAATAAGCAGTTGATTGAAGACAACAACCGAAGGTTTCTCATGGGGATGAAGTCATTCAGTATGGCTATGAATAGATATGGAGATCTA ACACAACAAGAATACCGGGTTTTGCAAGGTGCCAAGATGAATGCTCAGTTTGtaaagagagggaaagaagtCTCAGCTCGAAGACTGCGTAACAATGCAAGGCATTTAGATGGCTATGCTGTTGACTACAGAAACATGGGTTTTGTGACTGAGGTTAAAGATCAG GGCTTTTGTGGGTCATGCTGGGCCTTCAGCACTACGGGAGCTATAGAGGCACAGCTGTACAAAAAGACAGGTCAGCTGATATCCTTGAGCGAACAAAACTTAGTGGATTGTTCTAAATCCTTTGGTACCTATGGGTGCAGTGGTGCCTGGATGGCCAATGCTTATGACTATGTGGTCAGCAACGGGCTGGAGTCTTCAAACACCTACCCATACACCTCAGTG GACACTCAGCCCTGTTTCTACGACAGCAGGCTTGCAGTTGCTCACATCAGGGACTACAGGTTCATTCCCAGGGGAGATGAGCAAGCTATGGCTGATGCTCTGGCAACTATTGGACCAATAACAGTTGCTATTGATGCAGATCATGCAAGCTTCCTGTTCTACAGCTCAG GAATATATGACGAGCCCAACTGCAACCCCAATAATCTGAATCATGCAGTGCTGCTGGTCGGCTATGGCTCACAAGAAGGCCAAGACTACTGGATCATCAAGAACAG TTGGGGAACTGGCTGGGGTGAAGGCGGCTTTATGCGAATCGTCCGGAATGGCCAAAACGCTTGTGGCCTCGCCAGCTACGCCTTGTACCCTATTCTATGA